In the genome of Cutibacterium equinum, one region contains:
- a CDS encoding patatin-like phospholipase family protein, with protein MELPSWLGIPTLPFGLGSRTPQQGLVLAGGGSRASFQMGALRHLYDVVGIAPTVMVATSAGSIVACTLAQWTDPDQQAAALRRLETMWLEMTDQTDMFTPRAWFSRLLEKGPEWMSLLNREAAKPKSPRPWMSLPFHHGEEETKVPDPAEPVAGRDDDRLTGQAWTLEIATRDDPIPTDSWTPGVVLQVLSALSRLSLDGGDISTIVRGAEASGSTYRAGPILAKLLDRNFFKSELLATSGMSIRLATVALESGELRYVTESGELVDRDNNPIGSSTFDVSRGVLASCSIPGVFRPVDLDGEHYVDGGLRENVPAEMAIGHLGVTNPYVITCSPQGASRESDFGSRNMLDLVTRSVSILTDETERDEVAYARNAGAVVIGPEISVHDSMTVDPGLLRINRDYGWMCSAETHVKASSQDHELVKNAVRTRVRGWELEQAWLKEEATRDEMTQMQHVKDHLREVAARMPADLAPEGIETWGYVLEGHGHPAAPEDVVIPWQV; from the coding sequence ATGGAACTCCCCTCATGGCTCGGCATTCCCACCCTCCCCTTCGGACTCGGAAGCCGGACTCCCCAACAGGGGCTCGTCCTTGCCGGAGGCGGGTCCAGAGCCTCCTTCCAGATGGGGGCACTGCGACACCTCTATGACGTCGTCGGCATTGCTCCGACCGTCATGGTGGCGACCTCGGCCGGGTCAATCGTGGCCTGCACGCTGGCCCAGTGGACCGATCCGGACCAACAGGCGGCTGCACTGCGTCGATTGGAGACGATGTGGCTGGAGATGACCGACCAGACCGACATGTTCACCCCACGCGCATGGTTTTCCCGGTTGTTGGAGAAGGGTCCGGAATGGATGTCCCTGCTCAACCGAGAGGCCGCCAAACCCAAGAGTCCACGCCCGTGGATGAGCCTGCCCTTCCACCACGGCGAGGAGGAGACGAAGGTCCCCGACCCGGCAGAACCGGTCGCCGGCCGTGACGACGACCGCCTCACCGGCCAGGCGTGGACCCTGGAGATCGCCACCCGTGACGACCCGATTCCCACCGATTCCTGGACGCCGGGCGTCGTCTTGCAGGTGTTGTCCGCCCTGTCGCGGTTGAGTCTGGATGGCGGCGACATTTCCACCATCGTGCGTGGCGCCGAGGCCTCGGGATCGACCTACCGTGCCGGCCCCATTCTGGCCAAGCTCCTGGATCGCAACTTCTTCAAGTCGGAGTTGCTGGCCACCTCCGGGATGTCGATCCGTCTTGCCACGGTGGCCCTGGAGTCCGGGGAGCTGCGCTACGTGACCGAGTCCGGCGAGCTCGTCGACCGGGACAACAACCCCATCGGCTCCTCGACCTTTGACGTCTCCCGTGGGGTGCTCGCATCGTGCTCGATTCCTGGGGTGTTTCGTCCGGTCGACCTTGACGGGGAGCACTATGTTGACGGCGGCCTGCGCGAGAACGTGCCCGCGGAGATGGCCATCGGTCACCTTGGCGTCACGAACCCCTACGTCATCACCTGTTCACCGCAGGGAGCCAGCAGGGAGTCTGATTTCGGGTCGCGCAACATGCTTGACCTGGTGACCAGATCGGTGTCGATCCTCACCGACGAGACCGAGCGCGATGAGGTCGCCTATGCCCGCAACGCCGGTGCGGTTGTCATCGGCCCGGAAATCTCGGTCCATGACTCCATGACGGTTGATCCCGGTCTGCTGCGCATCAATCGCGACTACGGCTGGATGTGCTCGGCCGAGACTCACGTCAAGGCCAGCTCGCAGGACCACGAACTGGTCAAGAATGCGGTTCGCACTCGAGTGCGTGGCTGGGAGTTGGAGCAGGCCTGGCTCAAGGAGGAGGCCACCCGCGACGAGATGACCCAGATGCAGCACGTCAAGGATCATCTGCGCGAGGTCGCGGCTCGAATGCCCGCTGACCTGGCTCCTGAGGGGATTGAGACCTGGGGGTACGTCCTCGAGGGACACGGGCACCCGGCAGCTCCCGAGGACGTCGTCATCCCCTGGCAGGTGTGA
- a CDS encoding HAD-IIA family hydrolase — protein sequence MRDPADIECWLTDMDGVLVHENHEVPGASDLINRWVDTSKRFLVLTNNSIFTPRDLAARLQASGLTVPEDNIWTSALATAHFLADQHPGARLYVIGEAGLTTALHAAGFILTDTDPDYVVLGETRTYSFEAITKAVRFIVDGARFICTNPDATGPSKEGPLPATGAVASMIEAASKHKPYIVGKPNPMMFRSALNRIEAHSETTAMIGDRMDTDMVAGMEAGLLTVLVLSGITKREDVDQFPYRPNIILDSVADLHELI from the coding sequence ATGAGAGATCCTGCAGACATCGAGTGCTGGCTGACCGACATGGACGGCGTGCTCGTCCACGAGAACCACGAGGTTCCTGGCGCCAGCGATCTCATCAATCGATGGGTCGACACCTCGAAGCGATTCCTGGTCCTGACCAACAATTCCATCTTCACCCCGCGCGACCTGGCCGCCCGGTTGCAGGCTTCGGGCCTGACGGTGCCGGAGGACAACATTTGGACCTCCGCGCTGGCGACGGCGCACTTCCTCGCTGACCAGCACCCCGGCGCCCGCCTCTACGTCATTGGTGAGGCAGGCTTGACGACAGCCCTGCACGCAGCCGGATTCATCCTCACCGACACCGACCCCGACTACGTCGTCCTCGGTGAGACCCGCACCTACTCCTTCGAAGCCATCACCAAGGCCGTCCGGTTCATCGTCGACGGCGCACGGTTCATCTGCACCAACCCCGACGCCACCGGCCCCAGCAAGGAAGGCCCGCTGCCCGCCACGGGTGCCGTCGCGTCAATGATCGAGGCTGCCTCGAAGCACAAGCCGTACATCGTCGGAAAGCCCAACCCGATGATGTTCCGCTCGGCCTTGAACCGCATCGAGGCCCACTCCGAGACGACCGCCATGATCGGTGACCGGATGGATACCGACATGGTTGCCGGAATGGAGGCAGGCCTGTTGACCGTCCTGGTGCTGTCAGGCATCACCAAGCGTGAGGACGTCGACCAGTTCCCCTACCGTCCGAACATCATTCTGGACTCGGTGGCGGACCTTCACGAGCTCATCTGA
- a CDS encoding C40 family peptidase, with protein sequence MGVVRPLRAGVATLATAGLAVGASQMFIAQAEAAHSSVVARVSARTAVNIRSQARAGSTILGVLERGQQLNQIGTPVNGWVPVAYRGHTAYVDHHYLTSVAWHQSSSTPSASTSSIGIAQATTYVNVRAGHSVHSSKVGLLSPGQKVGITGRTSQGFSEVVYNGTHRWVASRYLSTTANKPAPKPAAKPSTSTTMYTTANLNLRNGSSMSASVITSVPRGTALTTTGHKSGVWTQVTHNGRTLWASSKYLTTTAAAKPAPKPAPKPAAKPSTSTTMYTTANLNLRNGSSMSASVITSVPRGTALTTTGHKSGVWTQVTHNGRTLWASSKYLTTTASAKPAPKPAPKPAPNPSVSPSSARAAIVNFAKAQVGKVYIWGGEGPNGFDCSGLVMRAYEKAGINLPHYSGSQIERGHRISMDEMQPGDLFAKPGGGHIAIYVGNGQIVEAANPRAGVRLTSIRSSLYPLRINSDILN encoded by the coding sequence ATGGGTGTAGTGCGCCCGCTTCGGGCCGGGGTCGCAACCCTGGCCACCGCTGGTCTCGCCGTCGGCGCCAGTCAGATGTTCATTGCCCAAGCAGAAGCCGCCCACAGTTCAGTGGTTGCTCGAGTGTCTGCTCGCACCGCTGTCAACATCAGGTCGCAGGCACGCGCGGGTTCCACGATCCTGGGTGTCCTCGAGAGGGGCCAGCAGCTCAACCAGATCGGCACCCCGGTCAATGGATGGGTGCCCGTCGCCTACCGCGGCCACACTGCCTACGTCGACCACCACTACCTGACCTCGGTGGCATGGCATCAGTCCTCCTCCACTCCCTCTGCATCGACGTCGTCGATCGGCATCGCTCAGGCCACGACCTACGTCAACGTTCGAGCCGGACATTCCGTCCACTCCTCCAAGGTGGGCCTGCTGAGCCCGGGCCAGAAGGTCGGCATCACCGGCCGGACGTCCCAGGGATTCAGCGAGGTCGTCTACAACGGCACCCATCGCTGGGTGGCTTCGCGCTACCTGAGCACCACCGCCAACAAGCCGGCCCCCAAGCCCGCAGCCAAGCCGTCAACATCCACGACGATGTACACCACGGCCAACCTCAACCTACGCAACGGCTCCTCCATGAGCGCCTCGGTCATCACCTCCGTGCCACGCGGCACAGCCCTCACCACCACCGGACACAAGTCTGGAGTGTGGACCCAGGTGACCCACAACGGACGCACCCTGTGGGCCTCCAGCAAGTACCTCACCACCACCGCCGCAGCCAAACCAGCCCCCAAGCCGGCTCCCAAACCCGCAGCCAAGCCGTCAACATCCACGACGATGTACACCACGGCCAACCTCAACCTACGCAACGGCTCCTCCATGAGCGCCTCGGTCATCACCTCCGTGCCACGCGGCACAGCCCTCACCACCACCGGACACAAGTCTGGAGTGTGGACCCAGGTGACCCACAACGGACGCACCCTGTGGGCCTCCAGCAAGTACCTCACCACCACCGCCTCAGCCAAACCAGCCCCCAAGCCGGCGCCCAAACCCGCACCCAACCCTTCAGTTTCGCCCAGTAGTGCCCGGGCCGCCATTGTCAACTTCGCCAAGGCACAGGTGGGTAAGGTCTACATTTGGGGAGGCGAGGGCCCCAACGGCTTCGATTGCTCCGGCTTGGTGATGAGGGCGTACGAGAAGGCTGGAATCAACCTGCCCCACTACTCAGGGTCACAGATCGAGCGTGGTCATCGCATTTCCATGGACGAAATGCAGCCGGGAGACCTCTTCGCCAAACCCGGTGGCGGTCACATCGCCATCTACGTCGGCAACGGGCAGATAGTGGAAGCTGCGAACCCTCGTGCTGGAGTGCGCCTCACCTCCATCCGTTCCTCGTTGTACCCACTTCGCATTAATTCGGACATCCTCAACTGA
- a CDS encoding carbohydrate ABC transporter permease: MSSSVVPVEGSLSAPLSGEDLANLPKRRRRRTPAQKTWSAVRYVLLVFFAVLVLTPAYALLVTSFKTPSGYDQSTAWKLPRVWSVGGWQAAWDALAPAMGRSLVMAVLAAILSAILGSLNGYVFAKWKFPGSHVIFVLFLFGMFIPYQAIMIPLSGMMLDIQQGAPWFAGIPTLILCHVVYGIPICTLIFRNYYATAVPSEIIEAARVDGAATISTYAKIVLPVSIPGFVVTLIWQFTSAWNDFLFALFLTNQNNGPVTFGLNALASGQNPNYPQIMAGVLVACLPTLLVYIALGKYFVSGLMSGSVK, from the coding sequence ATGTCCAGCTCCGTCGTTCCCGTCGAGGGCTCTCTCTCCGCGCCGTTGTCCGGCGAGGACCTTGCCAACCTGCCCAAGCGCCGTCGCCGTCGTACCCCGGCGCAGAAGACCTGGAGCGCAGTCCGCTACGTGCTGCTGGTGTTCTTCGCAGTGCTCGTGCTGACTCCCGCTTACGCCCTGCTCGTGACGAGCTTCAAAACGCCGTCTGGCTACGATCAGTCGACGGCATGGAAATTGCCGCGGGTGTGGTCCGTGGGAGGCTGGCAGGCCGCCTGGGATGCCCTGGCCCCTGCCATGGGACGCTCGCTCGTCATGGCAGTGCTGGCAGCGATCCTCTCGGCCATCCTGGGGTCTCTCAACGGCTACGTCTTCGCTAAGTGGAAGTTCCCCGGATCGCACGTCATCTTCGTGCTGTTCCTGTTCGGAATGTTCATTCCCTACCAGGCCATCATGATTCCGCTGTCGGGCATGATGCTCGACATTCAGCAGGGAGCCCCGTGGTTTGCCGGCATTCCTACCCTGATCTTGTGCCACGTGGTCTACGGCATCCCTATCTGCACGCTGATCTTCCGCAACTACTACGCCACTGCTGTGCCCTCGGAGATCATCGAGGCGGCCCGCGTGGACGGTGCTGCCACGATCTCGACCTACGCCAAGATTGTGCTGCCGGTGTCCATTCCTGGCTTCGTGGTGACCCTTATCTGGCAGTTCACCAGCGCGTGGAATGACTTCCTGTTCGCGCTGTTCTTGACCAACCAGAACAACGGCCCGGTCACCTTCGGCCTCAACGCCTTGGCGTCAGGGCAGAATCCGAACTATCCGCAGATCATGGCGGGTGTGCTCGTTGCCTGCCTGCCGACCCTGCTGGTTTACATCGCTTTGGGTAAGTACTTCGTGTCTGGTCTCATGAGTGGTTCGGTGAAGTGA
- a CDS encoding carbohydrate ABC transporter permease: MKRVKRWLPSFLLVLPSIILVGIFVYGFIGKTVFTSLARVKTKSGRIKAPGGWANYSQLLADDRYQHAMWNLLVLTVVFVAGTMIFGLLWALLLERGVNGEGFFRSVFLFPMAVSFVAAGVIWRWLLSPAKDGQATGLNQLFVHLGMPGLQSSWYSSGKFNMAAMAIPAIWQLSGYIMALFLAGFRGISEDQREAARVDGASEFKLYWNVLFPQLSPIALSALIIVGHMSMKMFDLIYAIAGQSSYTAEVPATLMWTQMFQLNNPTAAAVNATILLVIVAVVVVPYLVYTNRTEKGGR; the protein is encoded by the coding sequence ATGAAAAGAGTGAAGCGCTGGCTTCCGAGCTTCCTCCTCGTACTACCGTCCATCATTCTCGTCGGTATCTTCGTCTACGGCTTCATCGGCAAAACTGTTTTCACGTCGCTGGCTCGTGTCAAGACCAAGTCGGGACGCATCAAGGCACCCGGTGGCTGGGCGAACTACTCCCAGTTGTTGGCCGACGACCGCTACCAGCACGCCATGTGGAACCTCTTGGTCCTGACGGTGGTTTTCGTCGCCGGGACGATGATCTTTGGCCTGTTGTGGGCACTCCTGCTGGAGCGCGGGGTCAATGGCGAAGGGTTCTTCCGTTCGGTGTTCCTGTTCCCGATGGCTGTCTCCTTCGTGGCTGCCGGTGTCATCTGGCGGTGGTTGCTGTCCCCGGCCAAGGATGGTCAGGCCACTGGTCTCAACCAGCTCTTCGTCCATCTGGGGATGCCGGGGTTGCAGTCGTCGTGGTATTCGTCCGGAAAGTTCAACATGGCGGCGATGGCGATCCCTGCGATCTGGCAGTTGTCGGGCTACATCATGGCCCTCTTCCTGGCCGGATTCCGGGGGATTTCGGAGGATCAGCGTGAGGCTGCTCGCGTCGACGGCGCCTCGGAGTTCAAGTTGTACTGGAACGTGCTCTTCCCGCAGCTCTCGCCGATCGCACTGAGCGCCCTCATCATCGTCGGCCACATGTCGATGAAGATGTTCGACCTCATTTACGCCATTGCCGGTCAGAGCTCCTACACCGCTGAGGTGCCGGCCACCTTGATGTGGACCCAGATGTTCCAGCTCAACAATCCGACGGCCGCAGCCGTCAACGCGACGATCTTGTTGGTCATCGTGGCTGTCGTCGTGGTCCCGTATCTCGTCTACACCAACCGCACCGAGAAGGGAGGACGCTGA
- a CDS encoding ABC transporter substrate-binding protein — protein MYAKKIAALAMASMLVLAGCSSTTEESESNESTTSSSTPKAGGAGGEVGVFTWWADGSEAKGLQALEKMFAEKYPNDTFKNLAVAGGSGSNAKAKLASDLKNGNPPGSFQGHAGAELTDYIDNEQIDAVDEIIKQLGGESVFPKSLTERLTVDGHIYSVPVDIHRANVVWANSALLKKAGVTETPTDVKGWIADMEKVKASGVATPLSIGGTWTQTELFESILAADLGADGYNKLFTPEGAWDSPEVKSAIEDYKKVLTFTNTASDGDDWPAATDMVASGQAAYNVMGDWAVAEFEMKGKKYGTDYTAFAVPGKEIVYDFLADSFTLPTGTKNPEATKDWLRFVGSAEAQESFNQIKGSIPARTDVKPDGFSKYQQDAMKDFKELPIVSSVAHGAAVSLAWSSEVNTAMSKFYQDKNTDNLASALAAAHDKYGK, from the coding sequence ATGTACGCGAAGAAGATCGCAGCCCTTGCGATGGCATCAATGCTGGTCCTGGCAGGCTGCAGCTCGACGACTGAGGAGAGCGAGAGCAACGAGTCGACGACGTCCTCGTCGACCCCCAAGGCTGGCGGTGCCGGTGGCGAGGTCGGAGTGTTCACCTGGTGGGCCGACGGCTCCGAGGCCAAGGGCTTGCAGGCCCTGGAGAAGATGTTCGCCGAGAAATACCCGAACGACACGTTCAAGAACCTGGCCGTCGCTGGTGGATCTGGCTCGAACGCCAAGGCCAAGCTGGCCTCTGATCTCAAGAACGGCAACCCTCCTGGCTCCTTCCAGGGTCACGCCGGCGCTGAGTTGACCGACTACATCGACAACGAGCAGATCGACGCCGTTGACGAGATCATCAAGCAGCTCGGCGGGGAGTCGGTCTTCCCGAAGTCCCTCACTGAGCGTCTGACCGTGGACGGCCACATCTACTCGGTGCCGGTCGACATCCACCGCGCCAACGTCGTGTGGGCCAACTCGGCCCTGCTCAAGAAGGCTGGCGTCACCGAGACCCCGACCGACGTCAAGGGTTGGATCGCCGATATGGAGAAGGTCAAGGCCTCCGGTGTTGCCACCCCGCTGTCCATCGGTGGCACGTGGACCCAGACCGAACTTTTCGAGTCCATCTTGGCTGCCGATCTGGGTGCTGACGGTTACAACAAGCTGTTCACCCCGGAAGGGGCGTGGGACAGCCCTGAGGTCAAGTCGGCCATCGAGGATTACAAGAAGGTCCTCACCTTCACCAACACCGCATCTGACGGTGACGACTGGCCGGCGGCGACCGACATGGTTGCTTCGGGCCAGGCTGCCTACAACGTCATGGGCGACTGGGCCGTCGCCGAGTTCGAGATGAAGGGCAAGAAGTACGGCACCGACTACACCGCCTTCGCCGTCCCCGGCAAGGAGATCGTCTACGACTTCCTGGCCGACTCCTTCACCCTGCCGACCGGAACCAAGAACCCCGAGGCCACCAAGGACTGGTTGCGCTTCGTCGGTTCCGCCGAGGCTCAGGAGTCCTTCAACCAGATCAAGGGGTCCATCCCGGCACGTACCGACGTCAAGCCGGACGGATTCAGCAAGTACCAGCAGGACGCCATGAAGGACTTCAAGGAGCTGCCGATCGTCTCCTCGGTTGCCCACGGTGCTGCCGTCTCCCTGGCCTGGAGCTCGGAGGTCAACACCGCGATGAGCAAGTTCTACCAGGACAAGAACACCGACAACCTGGCCTCCGCGCTGGCGGCCGCCCACGACAAGTACGGCAAGTGA
- a CDS encoding alpha/beta hydrolase, with product MRWLNDPLIDGFEYARIGLPHAAKAVGDPDGLLTASVVRRHQPRHGRAMLYVHGWSDCFYQAHLAEAVESWGYDFLGLDLRRYGRNLVAGQMAGWVRDLAEYDEEIDAAVSLLGADHDSVTIMGHSTGGLTVPLWASRHPGRVDGIILNSPWIDLQGSFLTRAVAGPLARTVRIGEPTTVLPLASRDNFGRSIRREFGGEWDIPEMKNPAWAPFVTRAGWLAAILDGHQKVAQGLHIDVPVLVLISDRSDLSTTWKPSMSSADTVLDVDRLARASVNLGRHLTLVRVRGGLHDLVLSAPSVRASVFAEMKRWVGAYLA from the coding sequence ATGAGGTGGCTCAACGACCCCCTGATCGACGGGTTCGAATATGCCCGGATCGGGCTGCCACATGCAGCCAAGGCCGTCGGAGACCCCGACGGACTCCTGACTGCCAGCGTGGTGCGTCGTCACCAGCCACGTCATGGTCGCGCAATGCTCTACGTCCACGGCTGGTCAGACTGCTTCTACCAAGCCCACCTTGCCGAGGCGGTGGAGAGCTGGGGATATGACTTCCTGGGGCTCGACCTGCGTCGGTACGGACGAAATCTTGTCGCAGGCCAGATGGCGGGCTGGGTGCGTGACCTCGCCGAGTACGACGAGGAGATCGACGCGGCGGTGTCCTTGCTGGGCGCTGACCACGACTCGGTGACGATCATGGGTCACTCCACGGGAGGGCTTACCGTCCCGTTGTGGGCCTCACGTCACCCAGGACGTGTCGACGGGATCATTCTCAACTCCCCGTGGATCGATCTGCAGGGCTCCTTCCTCACCCGGGCCGTGGCTGGTCCACTGGCTCGCACGGTTCGCATCGGTGAACCCACCACCGTGCTGCCCCTTGCGTCGCGGGACAACTTTGGCCGCAGTATCCGTCGCGAGTTCGGTGGGGAATGGGACATTCCCGAGATGAAGAATCCGGCATGGGCACCATTCGTGACTCGTGCCGGCTGGCTGGCTGCCATCCTCGACGGTCACCAGAAGGTGGCTCAAGGCCTTCACATCGACGTCCCGGTGTTGGTACTCATCTCGGATCGCAGCGATCTGTCCACGACGTGGAAGCCGTCCATGTCGTCGGCTGACACCGTTCTCGACGTCGACAGGTTGGCACGTGCCTCGGTCAATCTGGGACGTCACCTCACCCTGGTCCGTGTCCGCGGTGGACTGCACGACCTGGTGCTGTCGGCGCCCTCGGTGCGAGCCAGTGTTTTCGCTGAGATGAAGCGTTGGGTCGGCGCATATCTGGCCTGA
- a CDS encoding DUF3073 domain-containing protein — MGRGRAKAKQTKVARDLKYRSVDMDLESLERELRGDNRQQEDPHDEDGLSDEYADLAEKYAHYGEDD, encoded by the coding sequence ATGGGGCGCGGCCGTGCAAAGGCGAAACAGACCAAGGTTGCCCGCGATCTGAAGTATCGCTCGGTGGACATGGATCTCGAGTCACTGGAGCGAGAGCTAAGAGGCGACAATCGGCAGCAGGAGGATCCTCATGACGAGGACGGCCTGTCTGACGAGTACGCCGATCTTGCCGAGAAGTACGCCCACTACGGCGAGGACGACTGA
- the purM gene encoding phosphoribosylformylglycinamidine cyclo-ligase: protein MSNESAYARAGVDIEAGDRAVDLMKAHVAATRRPEVLGGLGGFAGFFDASALGKYRHPVLATSTDGVGTKVAIAQAMDVHDTIGFDLVGMLVDDLVVVGAEPWFVTDYIACGHVDPDRIASIVKGIAAACVKAGCSLLGGETAEHPGLLAPDEYDVAGATTGAVEYDAILGPQRVQEGDALLAVASSGLHSNGYSLVRKVLLADAGWGLDRHVDELGRTLGEELLEPTTVYAADLLALIGQVEVHAMSHVTGGGLANNLARVLPDDLVATVDRSTWTPAPIFTLVEQVGEVSQPDIEATLNMGVGMVVVMPEANISEAIALLAERGLSAWQCGHVSRRGGPDDPGAVLVSSHPRS, encoded by the coding sequence GTGAGCAACGAGTCCGCCTACGCCCGTGCCGGGGTCGACATCGAGGCCGGAGACCGTGCCGTCGACCTCATGAAGGCCCACGTGGCCGCCACCCGCCGACCTGAGGTTCTCGGCGGCCTGGGTGGCTTCGCGGGTTTCTTCGACGCCTCCGCACTGGGGAAGTACCGTCACCCGGTGCTGGCCACCTCCACTGACGGTGTCGGCACCAAGGTCGCCATCGCCCAGGCCATGGACGTCCACGACACCATCGGGTTCGACCTGGTCGGCATGCTCGTCGACGATCTCGTCGTGGTGGGGGCGGAACCCTGGTTCGTCACCGACTACATTGCCTGCGGGCACGTCGACCCTGACCGGATCGCGTCCATCGTCAAGGGCATTGCTGCCGCCTGCGTCAAGGCCGGTTGCTCCCTGCTTGGTGGCGAGACGGCCGAGCATCCCGGCTTGCTGGCTCCCGACGAGTACGACGTCGCAGGAGCCACCACGGGGGCCGTCGAGTACGACGCAATCCTTGGCCCGCAGCGAGTCCAGGAGGGTGACGCCCTGCTCGCCGTTGCCTCCTCGGGACTGCACTCCAACGGGTACTCCCTGGTCCGCAAGGTCCTGTTGGCCGACGCCGGCTGGGGCCTTGACCGTCACGTCGACGAGTTGGGGCGCACCCTCGGTGAGGAATTGCTGGAGCCCACCACCGTCTACGCGGCTGATCTGCTGGCCCTCATCGGTCAGGTCGAGGTCCACGCCATGAGTCACGTCACCGGTGGCGGTCTGGCCAACAACCTCGCCCGCGTCCTTCCTGACGATCTCGTCGCCACCGTCGACCGGTCCACCTGGACCCCGGCCCCGATCTTCACCCTCGTCGAGCAGGTGGGTGAGGTCTCGCAGCCTGACATCGAGGCGACCCTCAACATGGGTGTCGGAATGGTCGTCGTCATGCCAGAGGCGAACATCTCTGAGGCTATTGCGCTGCTTGCAGAGCGCGGTCTTTCCGCATGGCAATGCGGTCATGTCTCCCGTCGTGGCGGACCCGACGACCCTGGGGCGGTGCTGGTTTCGAGCCATCCTCGCAGCTAA
- the purF gene encoding amidophosphoribosyltransferase gives MPRSDGRLTADLDPQDHGPQDACGVIGIYAPGEEVSKLTYFGMYALQHRGQESAGMAVSDGDRMMVFKDMGLVSQVFDEATLNSLQGHMAVGHTRYSTTGASVWDNAQPTFRSRQSGGGLALAHNGNLTNTDALEALIAQRAPNTKVPHKDRMDSSNDTSLVTALMTTYDGTLEEVAAQVLPHLKGAFSLVFMDDHTLCAARDPQGIRPLVLGRLSSGWVVASETAAIDIVGATFVREIEPGEMIAIDAAGLRTSRFGQARPKGCIFEYVYLARPDTVIAGRRIHNVRVKIGKILAQEHPVDADLVIPVPESGTPAAIGYADESGIPYGMGLVKNSYVGRTFIQPSQTLRNLGIRLKLNPLRDVIEGRRVVVVDDSIVRGNTQRQLVRMLREAGAAEVHVRISSPPVEWPCFYGIDFATRAELIAPGLEVEDICRSIGADSLGYVSLEGLIRATHVDADNLCRACFDGVYPVQVPESARDVVADATHTDPDEEKQ, from the coding sequence GTGCCACGCTCAGACGGAAGGCTTACCGCAGACCTCGATCCCCAGGACCACGGACCCCAGGACGCATGTGGCGTCATCGGGATCTATGCCCCCGGTGAGGAGGTGTCCAAACTCACCTATTTCGGCATGTATGCCCTGCAACACCGAGGCCAGGAATCCGCTGGCATGGCGGTGTCGGACGGGGACCGAATGATGGTCTTCAAGGACATGGGACTGGTCTCCCAGGTCTTTGACGAGGCCACCCTCAACTCCTTGCAGGGACACATGGCCGTCGGGCACACCCGCTACTCGACGACGGGTGCCAGCGTCTGGGACAACGCCCAGCCGACCTTCCGCTCTCGTCAGAGTGGTGGCGGGCTGGCCCTGGCCCACAACGGCAACCTCACCAACACCGACGCCCTCGAGGCCCTGATAGCCCAGCGCGCGCCGAACACGAAAGTCCCTCACAAGGACCGGATGGACTCCAGCAACGACACCTCGCTGGTCACTGCCCTCATGACGACCTACGACGGCACCCTCGAAGAGGTCGCCGCCCAGGTGCTGCCCCACCTCAAGGGGGCCTTCAGTCTCGTCTTCATGGACGACCACACCTTGTGCGCCGCCCGCGACCCGCAGGGCATCAGGCCGCTGGTGTTGGGGCGCCTCTCCAGCGGGTGGGTGGTCGCCTCGGAGACCGCCGCCATCGACATCGTCGGTGCCACCTTCGTCCGCGAGATCGAGCCCGGCGAGATGATCGCCATCGACGCTGCCGGCCTCCGTACCAGTCGCTTCGGTCAGGCCCGCCCCAAGGGCTGCATCTTCGAGTACGTCTACCTGGCCCGTCCCGACACCGTCATTGCCGGACGACGTATCCACAACGTCCGCGTCAAGATCGGCAAGATCCTGGCCCAGGAACACCCCGTCGACGCCGATCTCGTCATCCCGGTGCCCGAATCCGGCACCCCGGCTGCCATCGGTTACGCCGACGAGTCCGGTATCCCTTACGGCATGGGTCTGGTCAAGAACTCCTACGTCGGCCGGACCTTCATCCAGCCCTCCCAGACCTTGCGCAACCTGGGCATCCGTCTCAAGCTCAACCCGCTGCGCGACGTCATCGAGGGACGCCGCGTCGTCGTCGTCGATGACTCCATCGTGCGCGGCAACACGCAGCGTCAGCTGGTGAGAATGTTGCGGGAGGCCGGGGCTGCCGAGGTGCATGTGCGTATCTCCTCCCCGCCGGTGGAATGGCCCTGCTTCTACGGCATCGACTTCGCCACCCGCGCCGAGCTCATCGCCCCCGGCCTGGAGGTCGAGGACATCTGCCGATCCATCGGTGCTGATTCGTTGGGCTACGTCAGCTTGGAGGGTCTCATCCGAGCCACCCATGTTGACGCCGACAACCTGTGCCGGGCCTGCTTCGACGGCGTCTATCCGGTGCAGGTGCCCGAGTCCGCCCGAGACGTCGTCGCCGATGCCACCCATACCGATCCCGATGAGGAGAAGCAGTGA